A region from the Eublepharis macularius isolate TG4126 chromosome 13, MPM_Emac_v1.0, whole genome shotgun sequence genome encodes:
- the CRYBA4 gene encoding beta-crystallin A4, translated as MSQAGGKFSGLWKLVAWDEPSFQGRQHEFTSECYDIAACGLEEVCSVRVESGTWVGFEHPGFQGQQLVLEQGEYPCWEAWAGNVAYCVPRMSSFRPISSANLRDSEMTIFEQENFLGRKGDLSEDCPSLKAMGWASSEVGSLRVYSGAWVCSQFPGYRGFQYVVESDCRGGEYKRFQELGSHARTPQVQSIRRIQQ; from the exons ATGAGCCAAGCCGGTGGGAAATTCTCTGGGCTGTGGAAG CTCGTGGCGTGGGATGAGCCATCTTTCCAGGGCCGGCAGCACGAGTTCACCTCAGAGTGCTATGACATCGCCGCCTGTGGCTTGGAGGAGGTCTGTTCCGTCCGGGTGGAGAGCGGCAC GTGGGTTGGCTTTGAGCATCCCGGCTTCCAGGGGCAGCAGCTGGTGCTGGAGCAAGGAGAGTACCCCTGCTGGGAAGCCTGGGCCGGCAATGTCGCCTACTGCGTGCCAAGGATGAGCTCCTTCCGACCCATCTCCTCTGCG AACCTCCGGGACAGCGAGATGACCATCTTTGAGCAGGAGAATTTCCTGGGCCGCAAAGGGGACCTCAGTGAAGACTGCCCATCTCTCAAAgccatgggctgggccagcagcgAGGTGGGGTCCCTCCGTGTCTACTCTGGAGC ctGGGTGTGTTCCCAGTTCCCCGGGTACCGGGGGTTCCAGTATGTTGTGGAGAGTGACTGCCGTGGGGGTGAATACAAGCGCTTCCAGGAGCTGGGCTCTCATGCCCGGACCCCGCAGGTGCAATCCATCCGCCGAATCCAGCAGTAA